The genomic stretch AACTTCAACCTTACTTGTCTGAAGAAGAGTTTGATAAATTTCTGAAAGAAAAAAAACTAACAGGTGCAAATATTAAGATTGATGAAGACGGTAAACTTTATTATGAAAAAGACGGAGAAGTTAAAGAAATAAATTTCAGAAACGAAGAAGTATCCGGCATTCAAGAAGACGGGAAATATTATTTTTCCGGAACATACGGCCCGAATTTGTTAAATGAAGTTTATAATTATGCTCGTGTAGCTGCAGTAATTGCCCAAAAAAATGATTTTGATATTATTCATGCACACGATTGGTTAGCAAATGCTGCCGGTATTGCTGCTAAAGAAGTATCGGGAAAACCTTTGGTTATACATGTTCATGCCACAGAGTTCGACAGAGGCGGAGCAGATAATATTGACACAAGAGTATTTGCACTTGAACAGGCAGGTATGCAAGCAGCTGATAAAATTATCACTGTCAGCAATTTAACAAAAAATACAGTTATAAATCATTACGGTATTAATCCCGAAAAAGTTCAAACAGTATATAATGCTGTTGAACCGCAAGAGGCTGAAAAAATAGTTTACAAAAAGAACGTCAAAGAAAAGGTTGTTACATTCCTCGGCAGGATTACTTATCAAAAAGGTCCGGCTTATTTTGTAAATGCCGCAAAAAAAGTTCTGGATAAAACAGATAATGTACGTTTTGTAATGGCAGGAAGCGGAGATATGACACGCCAAATGATAAGATATGCCGCAAAACTCGGAATAACAGATAAGTTTCATTTTACCGATTTTCTGAAAGGAGATGAAGTAACAAAAATGTTCTCAATCAGTGATGTTTATGTGATGCCTTCTGTTTCAGAACCTTTTGGAATATCACCTTTGGAAGCAATGCGTTCAAATGTTCCGGTTATTATCTCAAAACAATCAGGCGTTGCGGAAGTTATTCAAAATGCAATAAAAATTGATTACTGGGATGATGATGCTTTAGCAGATGCCATATACGGTTTAATTAAATATAACGGTTTATCGAAAATGTTTATCAAACAATCAAAAAAAGAAGTTGAAAGTATGAAATGGGATAAACCTGCAAAAGAAGTTAAAGAAATTTATGATACTTTGGTTTAAATTTAAAAGTAAAAAAATGAATATACAAGCTGAAAAATTAGGATTAATTGAATGGATTATTAGTTTAAAAGATGTATCTGTAATTGAAAAACTAAAAAAAATCCACATTCAAGATGAAACTACAAATGATTGGCACAATGAAATTTCAATTGAAGAAAAACTCTCAATAGAAAGAGGTTTAAAAAATATAGAAGAAGGAAAAGTAAACTCTCATAAAGAAGCAAAAAGCATTTATGAAAAATACTTATAAGTTTATTTGGACAGATGAAGCAATTGCAGGATTAAAAGAAATTATTTTATATCTTGAAGATAACTTTGCAGAAAAAGAAGTCAAAAAATTTGCTGAAATATTTGAAAAACATCTTAATTTAATTCAAGCAAATCCAAAAACTTTTTCAT from Bacteroidales bacterium encodes the following:
- a CDS encoding glycosyltransferase family 4 protein, with product LQPYLSEEEFDKFLKEKKLTGANIKIDEDGKLYYEKDGEVKEINFRNEEVSGIQEDGKYYFSGTYGPNLLNEVYNYARVAAVIAQKNDFDIIHAHDWLANAAGIAAKEVSGKPLVIHVHATEFDRGGADNIDTRVFALEQAGMQAADKIITVSNLTKNTVINHYGINPEKVQTVYNAVEPQEAEKIVYKKNVKEKVVTFLGRITYQKGPAYFVNAAKKVLDKTDNVRFVMAGSGDMTRQMIRYAAKLGITDKFHFTDFLKGDEVTKMFSISDVYVMPSVSEPFGISPLEAMRSNVPVIISKQSGVAEVIQNAIKIDYWDDDALADAIYGLIKYNGLSKMFIKQSKKEVESMKWDKPAKEVKEIYDTLV
- a CDS encoding type II toxin-antitoxin system RelE/ParE family toxin translates to MKNTYKFIWTDEAIAGLKEIILYLEDNFAEKEVKKFAEIFEKHLNLIQANPKTFSFYEKSKNIRRAVIAKLTSIYYIFDKETITIISVFNNRKKPRIF